The Amycolatopsis viridis genome window below encodes:
- a CDS encoding bi-domain-containing oxidoreductase — MKQVVQNYKSGELALLDVEAPACKPGGVLVRTAYSLISTGTEMMKVTEASMSMLGKARSRPDQVAKVVQSVATNGVGATYRKVMNRLDSYTPLGYSLCGVVEEVGAGLAGTVEVGDLVACAGNEHALHAELNWVPENLYTRVPAGVRPRHAAFGTVGAIALQGVRRGEPQLGDTALVIGLGLIGQLVVQLLVASGVRVVGADPDTGRCRLAERLGASVGGHPGSGEVAVAVGELTGGHGVDQVYLAAGGGTNEPVELAAKLARDRGRVVDIGKCRLDLPWNAYYEKELDVRFSRSYGPGRYDPEYELDGRDYPIGYVRWTERRNLACFLDLIARGRADVEPLVSHVADFATAVETYRRLDEGELTAVAVLFRYPGAEHEPAEPELTTAVPHREPVRTSQRPGRMRTAFLGAGNYASSMLLPHLAERADVELRRVVTTSALSAANAKRKFGFAEASTDVAATLADPDIDAVFVVTRHSSHADLTRRALLAGKAVFVEKPLALTEAELGKVLGAIEESGNDRLQVGFNRRFAPLLRESAGRFGRRIGPASVRYLVNAGCLEHGSWYDRAGSEGTRFTGEGGHFIDTVSWLLGDDPVSVYAAATPDQQDLQILLRYPGGSTATISYATSGSAAFPKETLDVVADGKVLAFDDFARASVYARKRWTSSRIPKGRDKGQHAELDAFVAAVTSGGPMPVPLESLVATTLATLAVQTSLATGAPVKIGAGP; from the coding sequence GTGAAGCAGGTCGTGCAGAACTACAAGAGCGGCGAGCTGGCGCTGCTGGACGTCGAGGCGCCCGCTTGTAAGCCGGGCGGGGTGCTCGTGCGGACCGCGTACTCGCTGATCTCCACCGGCACCGAGATGATGAAGGTGACCGAGGCGAGCATGTCGATGCTGGGCAAGGCGCGCTCGCGGCCGGACCAGGTCGCCAAGGTTGTGCAGAGTGTCGCGACCAACGGCGTCGGCGCCACCTACCGCAAGGTGATGAACCGCCTCGACTCGTACACACCACTGGGCTATTCGCTGTGCGGGGTGGTCGAGGAGGTCGGGGCCGGGTTGGCGGGCACCGTCGAGGTCGGCGATCTGGTGGCGTGCGCCGGCAATGAGCACGCGCTGCACGCCGAGTTGAACTGGGTGCCGGAGAACCTGTACACCCGCGTACCGGCCGGGGTGCGGCCGCGGCACGCGGCGTTCGGCACCGTCGGCGCGATCGCCCTGCAGGGCGTCCGCCGCGGCGAGCCGCAGCTCGGCGACACCGCGCTGGTGATCGGGCTGGGCTTGATCGGGCAGCTCGTCGTGCAGCTGCTGGTGGCGTCCGGGGTGCGCGTGGTCGGGGCCGACCCGGACACCGGGCGGTGCCGGCTGGCCGAGCGGCTCGGCGCGTCGGTGGGCGGTCACCCGGGTTCCGGCGAGGTGGCGGTCGCGGTCGGCGAGCTGACCGGCGGGCACGGCGTCGACCAGGTGTACCTCGCCGCCGGGGGCGGCACGAACGAGCCGGTCGAGCTGGCCGCGAAGCTCGCGCGGGACCGCGGGCGGGTGGTCGACATCGGCAAGTGCCGGCTCGACCTGCCGTGGAACGCCTACTACGAAAAGGAACTGGACGTCCGGTTCTCCCGGTCGTACGGACCGGGCCGCTACGATCCGGAGTACGAACTGGACGGCCGCGACTACCCGATCGGCTACGTGCGCTGGACCGAGCGCCGGAACCTGGCGTGCTTCCTCGACCTGATCGCCCGCGGCCGCGCCGACGTCGAACCGCTGGTCTCGCACGTCGCGGACTTCGCCACCGCGGTGGAGACCTACCGCAGGCTCGACGAGGGCGAGCTGACGGCCGTCGCCGTGTTGTTCCGCTACCCGGGTGCGGAGCACGAGCCCGCCGAGCCGGAGCTGACCACCGCGGTGCCGCACCGGGAACCGGTCCGCACGTCGCAGCGGCCGGGCCGGATGCGGACCGCGTTCCTCGGCGCCGGCAACTACGCGTCCTCGATGCTGCTGCCGCACCTGGCGGAGCGGGCGGACGTCGAGCTGCGCCGCGTGGTCACCACGTCCGCGCTGTCCGCGGCGAACGCCAAGCGCAAGTTCGGGTTCGCCGAGGCGTCCACCGACGTGGCCGCGACACTGGCCGATCCGGACATCGACGCGGTGTTCGTGGTGACCCGCCACAGCTCGCACGCCGACCTGACCCGGCGCGCGCTGCTGGCCGGCAAGGCGGTGTTCGTGGAGAAGCCGCTGGCGCTGACCGAGGCCGAGCTGGGCAAGGTGCTCGGCGCGATCGAGGAGTCCGGCAACGACCGGCTGCAGGTCGGGTTCAACCGCCGGTTCGCGCCACTGCTGAGGGAAAGCGCCGGGCGTTTCGGCCGGCGGATCGGCCCGGCGTCGGTGCGGTACCTGGTCAACGCCGGCTGCCTGGAGCACGGCAGCTGGTACGACCGGGCCGGGTCGGAGGGCACCCGGTTCACCGGTGAGGGCGGGCACTTCATCGACACGGTGAGCTGGCTGCTCGGCGACGACCCGGTGTCGGTGTACGCGGCTGCCACGCCGGACCAGCAGGACCTGCAGATCCTGCTGCGGTACCCGGGCGGCTCGACGGCGACGATCAGTTACGCCACCAGCGGTTCGGCCGCCTTCCCGAAGGAGACGCTGGACGTCGTCGCGGACGGCAAGGTGCTCGCGTTCGACGACTTCGCCCGCGCCTCGGTGTACGCGCGCAAGCGCTGGACCAGCTCGCGCATCCCGAAGGGCCGCGACAAGGGCCAGCACGCCGAGCTGGACGCGTTCGTCGCGGCGGTCACCTCCGGCGGCCCGATGCCGGTGCCGCTGGAGTCGCTGGTCGCGACCACGCTGGCCACGCTCGCCGTGCAGACCAGCCTCGCCACCGGCGCGCCGGTCAAGATCGGGGCCGGCCCATGA
- a CDS encoding HAD-IIIA family hydrolase translates to MSQPGVLLDRDGTIIVDSGYVGSVDRVEFIDGSIAAIAALNRAGIPVAVVSNQAGVARGYYGIADVEQVHKHMIAELARHGAHVDLWLFCPYHPDGVVEAFARRSADRKPGPGMALAAAEALDLDLSASWVVGDSPSDVGLARAVGATPLHVGPPGSAVTGVPAFPDLAAAVGFILGGAAVPQPVPQRPPKFPAARFHRADSYGGAYVAELSRAFATVDLEQVSRAAKILNTAYDSDSAVFACGNGGSASIANHLQCDHVKGVRNGTGVTARVQSLSTNVELFSAIANDLGYEHVFEYQLQSQARPGDVLIAVSSSGRSPNIVRALDWATAHGLRTIALTGFEGGPARRRAEVAIHVGSANYGVVEDAHQACMHLLAQYVRQSRMTPDAVAAQTF, encoded by the coding sequence GTGAGCCAGCCAGGCGTTCTGCTCGACCGGGACGGCACGATCATCGTCGACAGCGGGTACGTCGGCTCGGTCGACCGGGTCGAGTTCATCGACGGGTCCATCGCCGCCATCGCCGCGCTCAACCGCGCCGGCATTCCGGTCGCCGTGGTGAGCAACCAGGCCGGGGTGGCGCGCGGCTACTACGGCATCGCCGACGTGGAACAGGTCCACAAGCACATGATCGCCGAGCTGGCGCGGCACGGCGCGCACGTCGACCTGTGGCTGTTCTGCCCGTACCACCCGGACGGCGTCGTCGAGGCGTTCGCGCGGCGCAGCGCCGACCGCAAGCCCGGTCCGGGCATGGCGCTGGCCGCGGCGGAGGCGCTCGACCTGGACCTCTCCGCGTCCTGGGTGGTCGGCGACAGCCCGTCCGACGTCGGGCTCGCCCGCGCCGTCGGCGCCACGCCGCTGCACGTCGGACCACCGGGGTCGGCGGTGACCGGCGTTCCGGCGTTCCCGGATCTCGCCGCCGCCGTGGGGTTCATCCTCGGCGGCGCGGCCGTGCCGCAACCCGTGCCTCAGCGGCCGCCGAAGTTCCCGGCCGCACGGTTCCACCGGGCGGACTCCTACGGCGGTGCGTACGTCGCCGAGCTGTCCCGGGCGTTCGCCACCGTCGACCTGGAGCAGGTCAGCCGCGCGGCGAAGATCCTGAACACCGCCTACGACTCCGATTCGGCCGTGTTCGCCTGCGGCAACGGCGGATCCGCGTCGATCGCCAACCACCTCCAGTGCGACCACGTGAAGGGCGTGCGCAACGGGACCGGTGTCACCGCGCGGGTGCAGAGCCTGAGCACCAACGTGGAGCTGTTCAGCGCGATCGCCAACGACCTGGGATACGAGCACGTCTTCGAATACCAGTTGCAGTCCCAGGCGCGGCCGGGCGACGTGCTCATCGCCGTGTCGTCGTCCGGCCGCTCGCCGAACATCGTGCGGGCGCTGGACTGGGCGACGGCGCACGGCCTGCGGACCATCGCGCTCACCGGGTTCGAGGGCGGCCCGGCGCGGCGCCGCGCCGAGGTCGCCATCCACGTCGGCTCCGCCAACTACGGGGTCGTCGAAGACGCCCACCAGGCGTGCATGCACCTGCTGGCCCAGTACGTCCGACAGTCGAGGATGACCCCAGATGCCGTTGCCGCCCAGACGTTCTGA
- a CDS encoding SDR family NAD(P)-dependent oxidoreductase, translated as MRILVTGGAGFIGSHTCDRLTELGHEVIVLDALTAPVHRGTPDHLTPGVEFYEGDVRNRDLVRNLLRRVDAVYHFAAHQDYLPDFAKFTDVNVTSTAMIYEIAVAEKLDLARIVVASSQAAMGEGLYRCAVHGEQTPDMRPESQLRAGRWDIGCAACGEPLEVLPTPERVANPQNAYGMSKHGEEVVAVNLGRRYGIPTVALRYSIVQGPRQSVYNAYSGACRIFNLHYLLGGAPTLYEDGQAIRDYVNIHDVVDANVLVLTDDRAAGRVFNVGGGTGYTTQEFAEIVRRQYGSDRPGRISGEYRFGDTRHITSDVDALGQLGWSPKRTPADSVAEYAGWLRDLPGLDEILAGADAKMRSLGVIRKART; from the coding sequence ATGAGGATCCTGGTCACCGGCGGTGCCGGGTTCATCGGGTCGCACACCTGCGACCGGCTCACCGAGCTGGGGCACGAGGTGATCGTGCTGGACGCGCTCACGGCGCCGGTGCACCGCGGCACTCCGGACCACCTCACGCCCGGCGTGGAGTTCTACGAGGGCGACGTGCGGAACCGCGACCTGGTGCGCAACCTGCTGCGCCGGGTCGACGCGGTGTACCACTTCGCCGCCCACCAGGACTACCTGCCGGACTTCGCGAAGTTCACCGACGTCAACGTCACGTCCACGGCGATGATCTACGAAATCGCCGTGGCCGAGAAGCTCGATCTGGCCCGCATCGTGGTGGCGTCCTCGCAGGCCGCGATGGGCGAAGGGCTGTACCGGTGCGCCGTGCACGGTGAGCAGACCCCGGACATGCGGCCGGAGTCCCAGCTGCGCGCGGGCCGCTGGGACATCGGGTGCGCGGCGTGCGGTGAACCGCTGGAGGTGCTGCCCACGCCGGAGCGGGTGGCGAACCCGCAGAACGCCTACGGCATGTCCAAGCACGGCGAGGAGGTCGTGGCGGTCAACCTCGGGCGCCGCTACGGGATCCCGACCGTCGCGTTGCGCTACAGCATCGTGCAGGGGCCGCGGCAGTCGGTGTACAACGCCTACTCCGGCGCGTGCCGCATCTTCAACCTGCACTACCTGCTCGGTGGCGCGCCGACCCTGTACGAGGACGGGCAGGCGATCCGCGACTACGTCAACATCCACGACGTCGTCGACGCGAACGTGCTGGTGCTCACCGACGACCGCGCGGCCGGGCGGGTGTTCAACGTCGGCGGTGGCACCGGGTACACCACGCAGGAGTTCGCCGAGATCGTGCGCCGGCAGTACGGATCGGACCGGCCCGGCCGGATCAGCGGCGAGTACCGCTTCGGCGACACCCGGCACATCACCTCGGACGTCGACGCGCTCGGGCAGCTGGGCTGGTCGCCGAAGCGGACCCCGGCCGACTCCGTCGCCGAGTACGCCGGGTGGCTGCGGGATCTGCCCGGCCTGGACGAGATCCTGGCCGGGGCGGACGCGAAGATGCGCTCGCTCGGCGTGATCCGCAAGGCGCGGACGTGA
- a CDS encoding right-handed parallel beta-helix repeat-containing protein: protein MDAVPARSTTRIRLLLPALALLAVPACTSPPTTANTAHEGPPDHVAAVCGHVEPGPATPPAGAVVVHPGVPNDLAVQTANHPPGTTFWLAPGRHVLGDDQYDQIQPRNDDVYLGAPGAVFDGRGVNRYAFAGSGSNVTISHLVVTGFNAPVNEGVVNHDSGDGWVIEHNSIEDNHGAGLMAGARQQVRANCLRTNGQYAMNAYQAGDHITGLVVEGNEITGNNTDHLEEQYRGCGCTGGIKFWAVDGADVRGNWVHDNQGTGLWADTGNNDFLIEGNVIEGNGGSAIIYETSYNAVIRNNTIRRNNWVDGRSFVDKGDTFPAATIYISESGGEPRVPARTDKIEITGNDLIDNWSGVTLWENADRFCNSAANTSTGYCTRLVRDAATCSQPAIAAPPLYGDCRWKTQRVDIHHNRFSLNPEVVGCTVLCGRMAVLSNYGTYPDWSPYRGEVIRQAITFHQGNQWHDNTYAGPWSFMAVDTNGVLDTLAWQAPPYQQDTGSTFTAGTGNR from the coding sequence TTGGACGCCGTGCCCGCACGATCGACGACCCGGATCCGCCTGCTGCTGCCCGCACTGGCACTGCTGGCGGTGCCGGCGTGCACGTCCCCGCCGACCACGGCGAACACCGCGCACGAGGGCCCGCCGGACCACGTCGCCGCGGTGTGCGGCCACGTCGAGCCCGGGCCGGCCACCCCGCCCGCGGGCGCCGTCGTCGTGCACCCCGGCGTGCCCAACGACCTGGCCGTGCAGACCGCGAACCACCCGCCGGGCACCACGTTCTGGCTCGCGCCGGGCAGGCACGTCCTCGGCGACGACCAGTACGACCAGATCCAGCCGAGGAACGATGACGTGTACCTCGGCGCGCCCGGGGCGGTGTTCGACGGCCGCGGCGTCAACCGGTACGCCTTCGCCGGTTCCGGGTCGAACGTGACGATCAGCCACCTCGTGGTCACCGGGTTCAACGCGCCGGTCAACGAGGGTGTGGTCAACCACGACTCCGGCGACGGCTGGGTGATCGAGCACAACAGCATCGAGGACAACCACGGCGCCGGGCTGATGGCGGGCGCGCGCCAGCAGGTGCGGGCCAACTGCCTGCGCACCAACGGCCAGTACGCGATGAACGCCTACCAGGCCGGCGACCACATCACCGGCCTCGTCGTCGAGGGCAACGAGATCACCGGGAACAACACCGACCACCTGGAGGAGCAGTACCGGGGCTGCGGCTGCACCGGCGGCATCAAGTTCTGGGCGGTCGACGGCGCCGACGTGCGCGGCAACTGGGTGCACGACAACCAGGGCACCGGGTTGTGGGCCGACACCGGCAACAACGACTTCCTCATCGAGGGCAACGTCATCGAGGGCAACGGCGGCTCCGCGATCATCTACGAGACCAGTTACAACGCGGTGATCCGCAACAACACGATCCGCCGCAACAACTGGGTCGACGGGCGCTCGTTCGTGGACAAGGGCGACACCTTCCCCGCCGCCACCATCTACATCTCCGAGTCCGGCGGCGAGCCGCGCGTCCCGGCGCGCACCGACAAGATCGAGATCACCGGCAACGACCTGATCGACAACTGGTCCGGGGTCACCCTGTGGGAGAACGCGGACCGGTTCTGCAACAGCGCGGCGAACACCTCGACCGGCTACTGCACGCGCCTGGTGCGCGACGCGGCGACCTGCTCGCAACCGGCCATCGCGGCCCCGCCGCTGTACGGCGACTGCCGCTGGAAGACCCAGCGCGTCGACATCCACCACAACCGGTTCTCCCTGAACCCCGAGGTCGTCGGCTGCACCGTGCTGTGCGGGCGGATGGCGGTGCTGTCCAACTACGGCACCTACCCGGACTGGTCGCCCTACCGGGGCGAGGTGATCCGCCAGGCGATCACGTTCCACCAGGGCAACCAGTGGCACGACAACACCTACGCCGGGCCGTGGAGCTTCATGGCGGTCGACACCAACGGGGTCCTCGACACGCTGGCCTGGCAGGCGCCGCCCTACCAGCAGGACACCGGCAGCACCTTCACCGCCGGGACGGGCAACCGATGA
- a CDS encoding O-antigen ligase domain-containing protein: MSAGTFLPRAEPGSATEAFPRLLPAIWGLLVFNTLGSQGGQLLITLPRTVVQMATMGSIVAAFGLALVVNPRVRIRPSAFLFLLTLLVASSIAGSVRLEAGWGSLFRCFRLTLFVATLWLISPWMGHAVRFIRMHLRALIMVLVPVGIGLFISPGNALPASNQGRLSGTLWPMTAPQVGAYSAIIAGLVVLLWMTQETDVRTVALVGGPAFGMLVLSHTRTAMLGVVVALAVAGLSVFLTSLRARKAFTVAAGIAALAAIPFGPLVQAWMLRGQDQEALSNLTGRTKVWDALLTEPRGWFEQVFGTGLSNKSFNGLPIDSGWLAVYHEQGWLGIVLVALFLLTLVIVALSRPPSPSRAYAIFLITYCLVASYTEVGIGDASPYLLHLFVAAGLLSAPRAVPQRTVTG; the protein is encoded by the coding sequence ATGAGCGCCGGCACGTTCCTCCCGCGCGCCGAGCCGGGCTCCGCCACCGAAGCGTTCCCCCGGCTGCTGCCGGCGATCTGGGGGTTGCTGGTGTTCAACACGCTCGGCTCGCAGGGCGGCCAGCTGCTGATCACGCTGCCCCGCACGGTCGTGCAGATGGCCACGATGGGTTCGATCGTCGCCGCGTTCGGGCTGGCGCTGGTCGTCAACCCGCGGGTGCGGATCCGGCCGAGCGCGTTCCTGTTCCTGCTCACCCTGCTGGTGGCGTCCAGCATCGCCGGCAGCGTGCGGCTGGAAGCAGGCTGGGGCTCGCTGTTCCGCTGCTTCCGGCTGACGTTGTTCGTCGCCACGCTGTGGCTGATCAGCCCGTGGATGGGGCACGCCGTCCGGTTCATCCGGATGCACCTGCGGGCCCTGATCATGGTGCTCGTGCCGGTCGGGATCGGCCTGTTCATCTCGCCGGGCAACGCCCTGCCGGCGAGCAACCAGGGCCGCCTGAGCGGCACCCTGTGGCCCATGACGGCGCCGCAGGTGGGCGCCTACAGCGCGATCATCGCCGGGCTGGTCGTGCTGCTGTGGATGACGCAGGAGACCGACGTCCGCACGGTCGCCCTCGTCGGCGGTCCGGCGTTCGGCATGCTCGTGCTGAGCCACACCCGGACCGCGATGCTCGGCGTCGTGGTCGCGCTGGCCGTCGCCGGGCTGTCGGTGTTCCTGACCAGCCTGCGGGCCCGCAAGGCGTTCACCGTCGCCGCCGGTATCGCCGCGCTCGCCGCGATCCCGTTCGGCCCGCTGGTGCAGGCGTGGATGCTGCGCGGCCAGGACCAGGAGGCGCTGAGCAACCTCACCGGGCGCACGAAGGTGTGGGACGCGCTGCTGACCGAGCCGCGCGGCTGGTTCGAGCAGGTGTTCGGCACCGGGCTGTCCAACAAGTCCTTCAACGGCCTGCCCATCGACAGCGGCTGGCTCGCGGTCTACCACGAGCAGGGCTGGCTCGGCATCGTGCTGGTGGCGTTGTTCCTGCTGACGCTGGTGATCGTCGCGTTGTCGCGCCCGCCGTCACCGTCGCGGGCGTACGCGATCTTCCTGATCACCTACTGCCTGGTCGCCTCCTACACCGAGGTCGGCATCGGGGACGCCTCGCCGTACCTGCTGCACCTCTTCGTCGCCGCCGGGTTGCTGTCCGCGCCCCGCGCTGTTCCACAAAGGACGGTAACCGGATGA
- a CDS encoding alginate lyase family protein — MTDLGWYLRRLSRMGPREAAGRAADLRNRHRLRRALPEPSTPLPGRRFTAVLPAGVSVPPGARARVLATADRLLDGHAEYFGVPRDDLVDPDWSFDPKTGRRAPVDTFAFDIPYRHEDVVGDIKQIWEPSRHQHLTVLATAHALTGEDRYAERVADHLKSWWAANPPMTGVHWVSGIELGIRLLSWVWVRRLLAAWPGAAGLFEDNPEALHQIWHHQRRLATFPSRGSSANNHVVAEAAGQLAAACAFPWFPESAGWRSAALRSLADHLDANTFGSGLNRELATEYHGLVLELGLAAAAEAGPAAPDSLWQTLLRMTDALAAVVDVRLRPPRQGDGDDGHGLVLDGHGTDRWSSLLSTGDAVFGRLDWWPRPRGDDVRTPLLAALAGRHELPGRPDTRADHFADAGLTLLRTPPGDGRAEIWCRCDGGPHGFLSIAAHAHADALSVEVRHDGVDILADPGTYCYHGEPGWRAYFRSTLGHNTVQLDDTDQSTSGGPFLWTRHARTRVLARPGGGVPRWCAEHDGYRPAVHRRTVELDPAGRALRITDEITADRPHRARLAFHLGPRVSAELSGNAAVLTWTAGGRDETAILELPGGLAWTAHRGRTAPPLGWYSPGYGRREPATTLIGSGCTGGALVTLLRFAR, encoded by the coding sequence ATGACGGACCTGGGCTGGTACCTGCGGCGGCTCTCGCGGATGGGGCCGCGGGAAGCCGCCGGGCGGGCGGCGGACCTGCGGAACCGGCACAGATTGCGGCGCGCACTGCCGGAACCGTCCACTCCCCTGCCCGGCCGCCGGTTCACCGCCGTGCTGCCTGCGGGCGTGTCGGTCCCGCCGGGGGCGCGCGCCCGGGTGCTGGCCACCGCGGACCGGCTGCTCGACGGCCACGCCGAGTACTTCGGCGTGCCGCGCGACGATCTGGTCGACCCGGACTGGTCGTTCGACCCGAAGACCGGCCGGCGCGCGCCGGTCGACACCTTCGCGTTCGACATCCCCTACCGGCACGAGGACGTGGTCGGCGACATCAAGCAGATCTGGGAGCCCTCCCGGCACCAGCACCTCACCGTGCTCGCCACCGCCCACGCGCTGACCGGCGAGGACCGGTACGCCGAGCGGGTCGCCGACCACCTGAAGTCGTGGTGGGCGGCCAACCCGCCGATGACGGGCGTGCACTGGGTCAGCGGGATCGAGCTGGGCATCCGGTTGCTGTCCTGGGTGTGGGTGCGGCGCCTGCTCGCCGCCTGGCCCGGCGCGGCCGGGCTGTTCGAGGACAACCCCGAGGCGCTGCACCAGATCTGGCACCACCAGCGCCGGCTGGCGACCTTCCCCAGCCGCGGGTCGTCGGCGAACAACCACGTCGTCGCGGAGGCGGCCGGGCAACTGGCCGCGGCGTGCGCGTTCCCGTGGTTCCCCGAGTCGGCGGGCTGGCGCTCGGCGGCGCTGCGGTCGCTGGCCGACCACCTGGACGCCAACACCTTCGGCTCCGGGCTGAACCGCGAGCTGGCCACCGAGTACCACGGCCTGGTCCTGGAACTGGGCCTGGCCGCGGCGGCCGAGGCCGGACCCGCCGCACCGGACTCGCTGTGGCAGACGCTGCTGCGGATGACCGACGCGCTCGCGGCGGTGGTGGACGTCCGGCTGCGGCCGCCGCGGCAGGGCGACGGCGACGACGGGCACGGGCTGGTCCTCGACGGCCACGGCACCGACCGCTGGTCCTCGCTGTTGTCCACCGGCGACGCCGTGTTCGGCCGCCTGGACTGGTGGCCGCGTCCGCGTGGGGACGACGTGCGCACCCCGCTGCTCGCCGCGCTCGCCGGGCGGCACGAGCTGCCGGGCCGCCCGGACACCCGCGCCGACCACTTCGCCGACGCCGGGCTGACCCTGCTGCGCACCCCGCCCGGCGACGGCCGCGCCGAGATCTGGTGCCGGTGCGACGGCGGCCCGCACGGGTTCCTGTCGATCGCCGCGCACGCGCACGCCGACGCCCTGTCCGTGGAGGTGCGGCACGACGGCGTGGACATCCTCGCCGACCCGGGAACCTACTGCTACCACGGGGAACCCGGGTGGCGGGCCTACTTCCGGTCCACCCTCGGCCACAACACCGTGCAGCTCGACGACACCGATCAGTCCACTTCGGGCGGTCCGTTCCTGTGGACCCGGCACGCCCGAACCCGGGTGCTGGCCCGGCCGGGGGGCGGGGTGCCGCGCTGGTGCGCCGAACACGACGGCTACCGGCCGGCCGTGCACCGCCGCACCGTCGAACTCGACCCGGCCGGCCGCGCACTGCGCATCACCGACGAGATCACCGCCGACCGGCCGCACCGGGCGCGACTCGCGTTCCACCTCGGTCCGCGGGTGTCCGCGGAGCTGTCCGGGAACGCGGCCGTACTGACGTGGACCGCCGGCGGCCGCGACGAGACGGCGATCCTCGAACTGCCCGGCGGGCTCGCCTGGACCGCGCACCGCGGCCGGACCGCGCCCCCGCTCGGCTGGTACTCGCCCGGCTACGGCCGCCGCGAGCCGGCCACCACCTTGATCGGCAGTGGGTGCACCGGCGGCGCGCTGGTCACCCTGCTGCGCTTCGCCCGCTAG
- a CDS encoding glycosyltransferase family 4 protein — MRVAINLLTDDPGNPSGAHWFWTRVIPEMAKLLTEGESFHLMVSPRSRPTHSGYGPGVEYLTYPWSNERRNLRTLSEHLYSPLRLPLGRIDVLNTLMAPIIRSAPKLVVHIKTLHAYTTPDAISPPARLYRQLSYPRTARLADAIILNSRSLVDEVQQYLAVDPAKIRLIPEAVDHDLFRPGDQDEAFARVSERYGVRRRFVLFVSSLWPYKNCEGLIRAFAAAKPDLGDRQLVVVGPGRDVEYVGQLRSLAARLGVAGDIVWVGGVPLAETVHFYRAADVFVYPSHNETFGLPILEAMACACPVVTSNVTAMPETAGGAALLADPADTGSIADAIVKACGPEGERLRVRGPERAAAFTWAATAKRTLDVYREVHAR; from the coding sequence ATGCGCGTCGCGATCAACCTGCTCACCGACGACCCGGGCAACCCGTCGGGCGCGCACTGGTTCTGGACGCGCGTGATCCCGGAGATGGCGAAGCTGCTCACCGAGGGCGAGTCCTTCCACCTGATGGTGAGCCCGCGGTCCCGGCCCACGCACTCCGGCTACGGACCGGGCGTGGAGTACCTCACCTACCCGTGGTCCAACGAGCGGCGCAACCTGCGCACGCTGTCGGAACACCTGTATTCGCCGCTGCGCCTGCCACTGGGCCGGATCGACGTGCTGAACACGCTGATGGCCCCGATCATCCGGTCCGCACCGAAACTCGTGGTGCACATCAAGACGCTGCACGCGTACACCACCCCGGACGCCATTTCGCCGCCCGCGCGGCTGTACCGGCAATTGAGCTATCCGCGCACCGCGCGGCTGGCCGACGCGATCATCCTGAACTCGCGCAGCCTCGTCGACGAGGTCCAGCAGTACCTGGCGGTCGATCCGGCGAAGATCCGGCTCATCCCGGAAGCGGTGGACCACGACCTGTTCCGGCCCGGTGACCAGGACGAGGCGTTCGCCCGCGTGTCGGAGCGCTACGGCGTGCGCCGGCGGTTCGTGTTGTTCGTGTCGTCGCTGTGGCCGTACAAGAACTGCGAGGGACTGATCCGCGCGTTCGCGGCGGCGAAGCCGGATCTGGGCGACCGGCAGCTGGTCGTTGTCGGCCCGGGTCGCGACGTCGAGTACGTCGGGCAGCTCAGGTCCCTGGCGGCGCGGCTCGGCGTGGCCGGCGACATCGTGTGGGTGGGCGGGGTGCCGCTGGCGGAGACCGTGCACTTCTACCGCGCGGCGGACGTGTTCGTGTACCCGTCGCACAACGAGACGTTCGGCCTGCCGATCCTGGAGGCGATGGCGTGCGCGTGCCCGGTGGTCACCTCGAACGTGACCGCGATGCCGGAGACGGCCGGCGGTGCGGCGCTGCTGGCCGACCCGGCGGACACCGGCTCGATCGCCGACGCGATCGTCAAGGCGTGCGGCCCGGAGGGCGAGCGGCTGCGGGTGCGCGGGCCGGAACGCGCCGCCGCGTTCACGTGGGCGGCCACCGCGAAACGCACGCTCGACGTCTACCGGGAGGTGCACGCCCGATGA